A single Symbiobacterium thermophilum IAM 14863 DNA region contains:
- a CDS encoding serpin family protein, translating into MHPRRFGPIAVVAALAAVLMMTGCGSPGLASPPPRPDAVDPALSEAADRFGIELLRAVYDQRPDANLLLSPASAWVILSLAANGARGETQREMLAALGYGDAEMGAVNAHMRDVWGIMANPGRGVKLTAANAVWHHRDFAVVPAFREVAAKQYGAEVFGTTFGRPEAAAAINRWVARRTRDRITDLIDRTYAEQRMALVNALHFKGEWQEPFDPDRTEPGPFRRPDGSEVQVEFMHQTETFGYLAEEGLVGVRMPYGEGDVALYAFMPDEWDGFVVGLTPERFRGWIDALAETRIRLAMPKVRFTDRHDLSEALQALGMERAFDDRRADFGGLLVTDEPLYIGAVIQKTFLEINEEGTEAAAATVVGITAGAAPPPQPPEVVLDRPFLLAIRDDRTGMTLFLGAVVNP; encoded by the coding sequence ATGCATCCACGACGTTTCGGACCCATCGCGGTCGTCGCGGCGCTGGCGGCGGTCCTCATGATGACCGGGTGCGGCAGTCCGGGGCTGGCGTCGCCCCCTCCCCGTCCCGACGCGGTGGACCCGGCCCTCTCGGAGGCCGCCGACCGCTTCGGCATCGAGCTGCTGCGGGCGGTGTACGACCAGCGGCCGGATGCGAATCTGTTGTTGTCGCCCGCAAGCGCCTGGGTGATCCTCAGCCTCGCCGCGAACGGCGCCCGGGGGGAGACCCAACGGGAGATGCTGGCCGCCCTGGGGTATGGCGATGCGGAGATGGGGGCCGTAAACGCGCATATGCGCGACGTGTGGGGCATCATGGCCAACCCCGGCCGGGGGGTGAAGCTGACCGCGGCCAACGCCGTCTGGCACCACAGGGACTTTGCGGTCGTCCCGGCCTTCCGGGAGGTGGCCGCGAAGCAGTACGGCGCGGAGGTGTTCGGCACCACCTTCGGCCGGCCTGAGGCCGCGGCGGCGATCAACCGCTGGGTCGCGCGACGGACACGGGATCGCATCACAGACCTGATCGACCGAACTTACGCCGAGCAGCGCATGGCGCTGGTCAACGCTCTCCACTTCAAGGGCGAGTGGCAGGAGCCGTTCGACCCCGACCGCACGGAGCCCGGGCCCTTCCGCAGGCCGGACGGGAGCGAGGTGCAGGTGGAGTTCATGCACCAGACCGAGACCTTCGGCTACCTGGCGGAGGAGGGGCTGGTGGGCGTGCGAATGCCCTATGGCGAGGGGGACGTGGCGCTCTACGCCTTCATGCCGGACGAGTGGGACGGCTTCGTGGTGGGGCTCACCCCCGAGCGGTTCCGGGGCTGGATCGACGCGCTGGCCGAGACGCGCATCCGGCTGGCCATGCCGAAGGTGCGCTTCACGGACCGGCATGACCTGAGCGAAGCGCTTCAGGCGCTGGGCATGGAGCGGGCCTTCGACGACCGACGGGCCGACTTTGGCGGCCTCCTGGTCACCGACGAACCGCTGTACATCGGGGCGGTGATCCAGAAAACCTTCCTGGAGATCAACGAAGAGGGCACCGAGGCGGCCGCCGCGACGGTTGTGGGGATAACGGCCGGCGCCGCACCGCCCCCCCAACCGCCGGAGGTGGTGCTGGACAGGCCCTTCCTGCTGGCGATCCGGGACGACCGAACGGGGATGACCCTGTTCCTGGGCGCCGTCGTGAACCCGTGA
- a CDS encoding RNA polymerase sigma factor, whose product MERDASIIQLCQQGHRAGFSRLVEAYQERVYRTAYAFVQHREDAQDLTQEVFLRTVRAIDSLDAGRPLWPWLRRVTTNLALSHLKRRRGHLSLDDLPEAALLVAHGTEPAWTMLDLERALADLPPLWRMALVLRHQEGLAYEEIARMLDLPVGTVKTYLFRARRALRARLETEGVE is encoded by the coding sequence ATGGAGCGGGACGCGTCGATCATCCAGCTGTGCCAGCAGGGCCACCGGGCGGGTTTCAGCCGCCTGGTGGAAGCCTATCAGGAGAGAGTCTACCGCACCGCCTATGCCTTCGTCCAGCACCGGGAGGACGCGCAGGATCTCACCCAGGAGGTCTTCCTGCGGACGGTGCGGGCCATTGACTCCCTCGACGCGGGCCGCCCCCTCTGGCCATGGCTCCGGCGGGTCACCACCAACCTGGCCCTCAGCCACCTGAAACGGCGCAGGGGTCACCTGTCGCTGGACGACCTGCCCGAGGCCGCCCTCCTCGTGGCCCACGGCACGGAGCCGGCCTGGACGATGCTGGACCTGGAGCGGGCCCTGGCGGACCTGCCGCCGCTCTGGCGGATGGCGCTCGTCCTGCGGCACCAGGAGGGGCTCGCCTACGAGGAGATCGCCCGGATGCTCGACCTGCCCGTCGGCACCGTGAAGACCTACCTGTTCCGGGCACGGCGGGCGCTCCGGGCCCGGTTGGAGACCGAGGGGGTGGAATGA
- a CDS encoding ABC transporter permease, giving the protein MELILNFLLPVLQQGLVWGLVALGVWMTFRVVNVPDLTVDGTLTTGAATAARLLTMGVHPVTATLAGFATGAAGGAITGLIHTRLRVQPLLASIITMTGLYSINLRIMGRSNIALFTLKTLVPDNSWARLALFAGVAALLVLLMNLFFRTELGLALRATGDNDAMVRMLGVSSDSMRLLAFTLSNAVVGLGGALVAQYSGFADAQMGIGTIVASLAALIIGEALFGSPTVFRATLSALLGSIIYRAIFALALRAGFQASDLKLVTAALVVIALSIPQIKRTIRLPEGSEAR; this is encoded by the coding sequence ATGGAACTCATCCTGAACTTCCTGCTGCCCGTTCTGCAGCAAGGCCTGGTCTGGGGGCTGGTCGCCCTGGGCGTCTGGATGACCTTCCGGGTGGTGAACGTGCCGGACCTCACGGTGGACGGCACCCTGACCACCGGTGCGGCCACCGCAGCCCGCCTGCTGACGATGGGCGTCCACCCGGTGACCGCGACGCTGGCCGGGTTCGCCACCGGCGCTGCGGGCGGCGCGATCACGGGTCTGATCCACACCCGCCTGCGGGTGCAGCCGCTCCTGGCCAGCATCATCACCATGACCGGGCTCTACTCCATCAACCTGCGCATTATGGGCCGCTCCAACATCGCTCTCTTCACCCTGAAAACCCTGGTCCCGGACAACAGCTGGGCCAGGCTGGCGCTGTTCGCCGGCGTCGCCGCGCTGCTGGTGCTGCTCATGAACCTCTTCTTCCGCACCGAGCTGGGGCTGGCGCTGCGGGCGACGGGCGACAACGACGCCATGGTGCGGATGCTCGGGGTCAGCAGCGACAGCATGCGGCTGCTGGCGTTCACCCTCTCCAACGCCGTGGTCGGACTGGGCGGAGCCCTGGTGGCCCAGTACAGCGGCTTCGCCGACGCCCAGATGGGCATCGGCACCATCGTCGCCTCGCTGGCCGCGCTCATCATCGGCGAGGCGCTCTTCGGCTCCCCCACCGTCTTCCGGGCGACCCTCTCGGCGCTGCTGGGCTCCATCATCTACCGGGCCATCTTCGCGCTGGCCCTCCGGGCCGGCTTCCAGGCCAGCGACCTGAAGCTGGTGACGGCCGCGCTGGTCGTCATCGCCCTCTCGATCCCGCAGATCAAGCGGACCATCCGGCTGCCGGAAGGGAGTGAAGCCAGGTGA
- a CDS encoding DoxX family membrane protein, translating into MFEYFKGPKGSWIWLVVRLYVGYQWLTAGWHKLVDGFDASGFLKGAIAKAVPASEGAKPVVQGWWAAFLEKFALPNVGLFNFLVPVGEFLVGLALILGFATIFAATMGMVMNFAFLLSGTISSNPNLLILEFILVALGGAYAGYIGVDYWFRPIWRSFLTRIFGKETATAKATA; encoded by the coding sequence ATGTTCGAGTACTTCAAGGGTCCCAAGGGCAGCTGGATCTGGCTCGTGGTTCGCCTGTACGTCGGTTACCAGTGGCTGACCGCCGGCTGGCACAAGCTGGTGGATGGGTTCGACGCCTCCGGCTTCCTGAAGGGGGCCATCGCCAAGGCCGTGCCCGCCTCCGAAGGCGCCAAGCCGGTTGTGCAGGGCTGGTGGGCCGCGTTCCTGGAGAAGTTCGCACTTCCCAACGTCGGTCTGTTCAACTTCCTGGTTCCCGTCGGCGAGTTCCTGGTCGGCCTGGCGCTGATCCTCGGCTTCGCCACCATCTTCGCCGCCACCATGGGCATGGTGATGAACTTCGCCTTCCTGCTCAGCGGCACGATCAGCAGCAACCCGAATCTGCTCATCCTGGAGTTCATCCTGGTCGCCCTGGGCGGCGCCTACGCCGGCTACATCGGCGTGGACTACTGGTTCCGGCCGATCTGGCGGAGCTTCCTCACCCGCATCTTCGGCAAGGAGACCGCCACGGCAAAGGCCACAGCCTAA
- a CDS encoding VUT family protein has protein sequence MLVALYLAAIVAANLSVVYFGPYASIINSFVFIGLDITTRDALHERWEGRNLWGKMALLILSGSVLSWLLNRDAGRIALASFTAFAASGAADTVVYHLLRHRPKLWRVNGSNAVSAAVDSVVFTSVAFGSFMPLIMAGQFLAKVAGGYLWALVLNRVYWRRAQAQER, from the coding sequence ATGCTCGTTGCCCTGTACCTGGCGGCCATCGTCGCCGCCAACCTCTCCGTGGTGTACTTCGGCCCGTACGCCAGCATTATCAACTCGTTCGTCTTCATCGGCCTGGATATCACCACCCGGGATGCCCTGCACGAGCGGTGGGAGGGCAGGAACCTCTGGGGCAAGATGGCCCTGCTGATCCTGTCCGGTTCCGTGCTCTCCTGGCTGCTCAACCGGGATGCGGGGCGCATCGCGCTCGCCTCGTTCACCGCGTTCGCGGCCTCCGGGGCGGCCGATACCGTCGTGTACCACCTCCTGCGCCACCGGCCCAAGCTGTGGCGGGTCAACGGTTCCAACGCCGTCTCCGCGGCGGTGGACTCCGTCGTGTTCACCTCCGTCGCGTTCGGCAGCTTCATGCCGCTGATCATGGCCGGCCAGTTCCTGGCCAAGGTCGCGGGCGGCTACCTGTGGGCCCTGGTGCTGAACCGGGTGTACTGGCGTCGGGCGCAGGCCCAGGAACGGTGA
- a CDS encoding ABC transporter ATP-binding protein produces the protein MTGLTIEGVHKTFFPGTVNEIRALKGVDLTLAPGEFVTVVGSNGAGKSTLLNSVAGVIAPDRGRILLGDVDITRLTEVQRAARIGRVLQNPLAGTAPSLTVAENLALALARGRSRGLRWALTAARRRMFAEELAQLGLGLENRLDDKVGLLSGGQRQALSLLMATLQRPDVLLLDEHTAALDPRAAALIAELTNRWVRQHRLTTLMITHNLEQAIRLGDRLVMMHEGRILFTLSGPEKQGLTIEGLRQAFERVRGQEFSYDRAVLAH, from the coding sequence GTGACGGGGCTCACCATCGAAGGCGTGCACAAGACCTTCTTTCCGGGTACGGTCAACGAGATCCGGGCCCTGAAGGGCGTCGACCTCACCCTGGCGCCCGGCGAGTTCGTCACCGTCGTGGGCTCCAACGGCGCCGGGAAGTCGACCCTGCTCAACTCGGTGGCCGGCGTCATCGCCCCGGACCGGGGGCGCATCCTGCTGGGCGACGTCGACATCACCCGCCTGACCGAGGTGCAGCGGGCAGCCCGCATCGGCCGGGTACTGCAGAACCCGCTAGCCGGCACCGCCCCCAGCCTGACCGTGGCCGAGAACCTCGCCCTGGCCCTGGCCCGGGGCCGGTCCCGGGGCCTGCGGTGGGCCCTGACCGCCGCCCGGCGCCGGATGTTCGCGGAGGAGCTGGCCCAGCTGGGCCTGGGACTGGAGAACCGGCTGGACGACAAGGTGGGGCTGCTCTCCGGCGGCCAGCGCCAGGCGCTGAGCCTGCTCATGGCCACCCTGCAGCGGCCGGACGTCCTGCTGCTGGACGAGCACACCGCGGCCCTCGACCCACGGGCGGCTGCGCTGATCGCCGAGCTGACCAACCGCTGGGTGCGCCAGCATCGGCTGACCACCCTGATGATCACCCACAACCTGGAGCAGGCCATCCGGCTCGGCGACCGGCTGGTCATGATGCACGAGGGCCGGATTCTGTTCACGCTCAGCGGTCCGGAAAAGCAGGGGCTGACCATCGAAGGGCTTCGGCAGGCCTTTGAACGAGTGCGGGGCCAGGAGTTCAGCTACGATCGGGCCGTGCTCGCCCATTAG
- a CDS encoding DinB family protein, with protein sequence MLTSPADFARYFESVRGRTLAFIQAIPEDRMDFAPQPGKFTFGDLIRHIAATERMFVEGAIEGRWAYPGHGRELGSTKDEALGYLMGAHEEAMARLRAADPGVLQEKRTTPLGATVSAWRLLMMMTEHEIHHRSQIGQYLVALGLEPPQLFGLKLEDFLGR encoded by the coding sequence ATGCTGACCAGTCCCGCTGACTTCGCCCGTTATTTTGAATCGGTGCGCGGCCGCACCCTGGCGTTCATCCAGGCGATTCCGGAGGATCGGATGGACTTCGCGCCTCAGCCCGGCAAGTTCACCTTCGGCGACCTGATCCGCCACATCGCCGCCACGGAGCGGATGTTCGTGGAGGGCGCCATCGAGGGGCGCTGGGCCTATCCCGGTCACGGCCGCGAGCTGGGCTCCACCAAGGACGAGGCACTCGGCTACCTGATGGGCGCTCACGAGGAGGCGATGGCCAGACTGCGGGCGGCAGACCCGGGTGTGCTGCAGGAGAAGCGGACCACGCCCCTCGGTGCAACCGTGAGCGCGTGGCGCCTGCTCATGATGATGACCGAGCACGAGATTCACCACCGCTCGCAGATCGGGCAGTATCTGGTCGCCTTGGGGCTCGAGCCGCCCCAGCTCTTCGGCCTGAAACTGGAGGATTTCCTGGGGCGGTAG
- a CDS encoding nuclease-related domain-containing protein has translation MAELEEGVGLRLLTERLSAMDLGERSVLVVRPTLGFMTVDLCLVGPGRALVINALHWAGDIVPGPKGEWRGAGGKVDLGRPDRRARVFCERLAFTGRARGIVLEPVVVFTAGAARCQGTEPEATLVQWDELDAFVAGRIPASAVGFPAADLIRLISPPGAGGTTE, from the coding sequence GTGGCGGAGCTGGAGGAAGGGGTAGGGCTCCGGCTGCTGACCGAGCGGCTGTCGGCGATGGACCTGGGAGAGCGGAGCGTGCTGGTGGTCCGGCCCACCCTCGGGTTCATGACCGTCGACCTCTGCCTGGTCGGTCCGGGCCGGGCCCTGGTGATCAACGCGCTCCACTGGGCGGGCGACATCGTCCCGGGCCCGAAGGGCGAGTGGCGCGGCGCAGGGGGGAAGGTGGATCTGGGACGGCCGGACCGCAGGGCGCGGGTGTTCTGCGAGCGGCTGGCCTTTACTGGCCGTGCCCGGGGGATCGTCCTGGAGCCTGTGGTGGTGTTTACGGCCGGCGCCGCGCGCTGCCAGGGAACCGAACCCGAGGCCACCCTGGTCCAGTGGGACGAGCTGGATGCGTTCGTCGCGGGGCGGATTCCTGCGTCCGCGGTCGGGTTCCCCGCGGCCGACCTGATCCGGCTGATCAGTCCGCCGGGCGCCGGGGGGACGACGGAGTAG
- a CDS encoding anti-sigma factor family protein, producing the protein MATMRCDEELVQLYVDGTLHPAEAALVEAHLRQCRACRRLAGFYKSLYWDLGRTATLAPDPAQDPDALAEVLLAEHRRHRQPEAPPASAWAFSTLWLTANPAFARPARTLTALGHRGAEGLVRTLKRRWRRRKGGG; encoded by the coding sequence ATGGCGACGATGCGGTGCGACGAGGAGCTGGTCCAGCTCTACGTCGACGGCACCCTGCATCCGGCGGAGGCCGCGCTGGTGGAGGCGCACCTGCGGCAGTGCCGGGCATGCCGCCGCCTGGCCGGCTTCTATAAGAGCCTTTACTGGGACCTGGGACGCACGGCGACGCTCGCCCCGGACCCCGCGCAGGATCCGGACGCCCTGGCCGAGGTCCTGCTGGCCGAGCACCGGCGCCACCGGCAACCGGAGGCGCCGCCCGCATCGGCGTGGGCCTTCTCGACCCTGTGGCTCACGGCCAACCCCGCCTTCGCCAGGCCTGCCCGGACCCTCACCGCGCTGGGCCACCGGGGGGCGGAAGGGCTGGTGCGAACGCTGAAGCGCCGGTGGCGCAGGCGGAAGGGGGGCGGTTGA
- a CDS encoding ABC transporter substrate-binding protein has translation MRRVLLACLAAALVLAGCGGSASQPQGTSGSDPSSGSDGRVRIGLTQIVEHPALDATRQGIIDGLKDAGYEDGKQIEIDFQSAQGEQPVAQQIAEKFVADKKDLIIAIATPSAQAVVQATRSNPIPVVFSAVTDPLSAGLVSDLQKPGGHVTGTSDLVPVKIQMELFDRLGLNVTNVGVIYNAGEANSVALMKDIKVAAEELGLNIVEATVANATEVQQAAQSLVGRVDGFYLITDNTLAQGVQAVIDIANTHKIPAISSVDSYVEQGALATFGLDYYLHGRLTAEVVAEILQGKDPGDLPVRYNEDLSLIINTRAVETLGLDIPAAVLEEARKVGE, from the coding sequence GTGCGTCGCGTACTGTTGGCGTGTCTTGCCGCCGCGCTCGTGCTGGCCGGGTGTGGCGGGTCCGCATCGCAACCGCAGGGGACCAGCGGATCCGATCCCAGCTCCGGATCGGATGGGCGGGTTCGGATCGGACTGACCCAGATCGTGGAGCATCCGGCCCTGGACGCCACCCGGCAGGGCATCATCGATGGCCTGAAGGATGCCGGGTATGAGGACGGGAAGCAGATCGAGATCGACTTCCAGTCGGCTCAGGGCGAACAGCCCGTGGCGCAGCAGATCGCGGAGAAGTTCGTCGCCGACAAGAAGGACCTGATCATCGCCATCGCCACGCCCAGCGCGCAGGCCGTGGTGCAGGCCACCCGGAGCAACCCGATCCCCGTGGTCTTCAGCGCAGTCACCGACCCGCTCAGCGCCGGCCTGGTCTCCGACCTGCAGAAGCCCGGCGGCCACGTGACGGGGACCTCGGACCTGGTGCCCGTGAAGATCCAGATGGAGCTCTTCGACCGGCTCGGCCTGAACGTGACCAACGTGGGCGTAATTTACAACGCCGGCGAGGCCAACTCGGTGGCCCTGATGAAGGACATCAAGGTCGCGGCCGAGGAGCTGGGGCTGAACATCGTGGAGGCGACGGTGGCCAACGCCACCGAGGTGCAGCAGGCCGCCCAGTCGCTGGTCGGCCGGGTGGACGGGTTCTACCTCATCACCGACAACACCCTGGCCCAGGGGGTCCAGGCGGTGATCGACATCGCCAACACCCACAAGATCCCGGCCATCTCCTCCGTGGACAGCTACGTGGAGCAGGGAGCCCTCGCCACGTTCGGCCTGGACTACTACCTGCACGGCCGGCTGACCGCCGAGGTCGTCGCCGAGATCCTGCAGGGCAAGGACCCCGGGGATCTGCCGGTGCGCTACAACGAGGACCTGAGCCTGATCATCAACACCCGGGCGGTGGAGACCCTGGGCCTCGACATCCCGGCCGCGGTGCTGGAGGAGGCCAGGAAGGTCGGCGAGTAG
- a CDS encoding BphX family protein — MRYLSGWMYGVGALYLAMALVFNPLLLSYAIPTMGLDLEPGGQRVLMDGVFFIGAIVAVLGVFLLRGASRPHLNRELVKLVIWVELIAGLVLNLYLALRGYGHPLALVAFALLHGAIALVGRHALVTCRRHLTAVKPLKRAS; from the coding sequence ATGCGCTACCTGAGCGGCTGGATGTACGGGGTGGGGGCCCTGTACCTGGCGATGGCGTTGGTGTTCAACCCGCTGCTGCTCTCCTATGCCATCCCGACCATGGGGCTGGATCTGGAGCCCGGGGGCCAGCGGGTGCTGATGGACGGCGTCTTCTTCATCGGCGCGATTGTGGCGGTGCTGGGTGTGTTCCTCCTGCGGGGGGCCAGCAGGCCGCACCTGAACCGGGAGCTGGTCAAGCTGGTCATCTGGGTGGAGCTGATCGCCGGCCTGGTGCTCAACCTGTACCTGGCCCTGCGCGGCTACGGCCATCCCCTTGCCCTCGTGGCCTTCGCACTGCTGCACGGCGCCATCGCCCTGGTGGGCCGGCATGCGCTGGTCACCTGCCGGCGCCACCTGACGGCGGTAAAGCCGCTGAAGCGGGCCAGTTGA
- a CDS encoding DUF362 domain-containing protein, producing MFTFLTNLLQPHCNIGAHVRAILRSDYSRASTLALPAGDERSPREPGGTGGAGAVPLQNRPRPGPDPTAIAVISPHGLSVPGCVTLRAGDVLGVSTITGLTPFGRLFSPKRSQPPVNPTAPERSCGQCMACVAACPSGALTHPGDVWRLDLSICLGCRLCHLACPNPD from the coding sequence ATGTTCACGTTTCTAACGAACTTGTTACAGCCACACTGTAACATCGGAGCGCACGTCCGCGCCATCCTGCGTTCTGATTATTCGAGGGCTAGTACTTTGGCACTACCTGCGGGTGACGAAAGATCTCCGCGAGAGCCAGGTGGCACCGGGGGCGCGGGCGCCGTCCCGCTCCAAAACCGACCGCGACCGGGTCCGGACCCTACTGCGATCGCGGTGATTTCTCCCCATGGCCTGTCCGTTCCGGGGTGTGTTACCCTCAGGGCAGGAGATGTGCTGGGGGTGAGCACCATCACCGGGCTGACGCCATTTGGCAGGCTGTTTTCACCCAAGCGTTCCCAGCCTCCCGTGAATCCCACCGCGCCGGAACGCTCATGCGGCCAGTGCATGGCGTGTGTGGCGGCATGCCCTTCCGGCGCGCTAACGCATCCGGGCGACGTCTGGCGGCTCGACCTCTCCATCTGCCTGGGGTGCCGGCTGTGTCATCTGGCCTGCCCGAACCCCGACTGA
- the argF gene encoding ornithine carbamoyltransferase: MTTLKGRDFISLHDWSRDELEEVLELAMWQKARLKAGIRDEPLKGKQLGMYFAKPSTRTRLSFEVGIRQLGGDALFLSAHDLQLQRGESIADTARVMSRFLDGIMIRTFSHREVVELAEWATIPVINGLTDEEHPCQVVADLLTALERFGTLPGLKLAYVGDGNNVAHSLMDGGAKFGMHVVVASPEGYQPDPARVARAQVTAARYGGLVEVVTDPVLAVTGAQIVYTDVWASMGQEAEAEQRRKAFAGYQVTAELMRCAAPEAIFMHCLPAHRGEEVAAEVIDGPQSAVFDEAENRLHAQKAIMTLIMA; the protein is encoded by the coding sequence GTGACGACCCTCAAAGGGAGGGATTTCATCTCGCTCCACGACTGGAGCAGGGACGAGCTGGAAGAGGTGCTGGAGCTGGCGATGTGGCAGAAGGCCCGCCTGAAGGCGGGCATTCGCGACGAGCCGCTGAAGGGGAAGCAACTCGGGATGTACTTTGCCAAGCCCTCGACCCGCACGCGGCTCTCCTTCGAGGTCGGCATCCGCCAACTCGGGGGCGATGCCCTGTTCCTCTCGGCGCACGACCTGCAGCTGCAGCGCGGCGAATCCATCGCCGATACCGCCCGGGTGATGAGCCGGTTCCTCGACGGCATCATGATCCGTACCTTCTCCCACCGGGAGGTGGTGGAGCTGGCCGAGTGGGCGACGATCCCCGTCATCAACGGCCTGACCGACGAGGAGCACCCGTGCCAGGTGGTGGCCGACCTGCTCACGGCCCTGGAACGGTTCGGCACGCTGCCGGGGCTCAAGCTGGCCTACGTGGGGGACGGCAACAACGTGGCCCACAGCCTGATGGACGGCGGCGCGAAGTTTGGTATGCACGTCGTGGTCGCCAGCCCCGAGGGCTACCAGCCCGATCCCGCGCGGGTCGCCCGGGCGCAGGTGACGGCGGCGCGGTACGGCGGCCTGGTCGAGGTCGTGACCGACCCGGTCCTGGCGGTGACCGGCGCCCAGATCGTGTACACGGACGTATGGGCCAGCATGGGCCAGGAGGCTGAGGCCGAGCAGCGGAGGAAGGCGTTCGCCGGCTACCAGGTGACGGCGGAGCTCATGCGGTGCGCGGCGCCCGAGGCGATCTTCATGCACTGCCTCCCGGCCCACCGGGGCGAGGAGGTGGCCGCCGAGGTGATCGACGGCCCGCAGTCCGCGGTGTTCGACGAGGCCGAGAACCGGCTGCACGCGCAGAAGGCGATCATGACGTTGATCATGGCCTGA
- a CDS encoding serpin family protein: MKALTLLLVGLVLAGCGGVLPGAGGPGGPGGASDPARPEKVDPNLASAADRFGIRLLQEVHRERGAGNLFLSPASAQIILSLAANGARGETREEMLEAMGYGDMDLGAVNRAIADLRGILAHPGAGVELTAANAVWHQKGMTVAPAFREVAVQQYGAQVRETTFGEPASAEAINRWVSDQTRGRIPQLVEGTRPDDVMWLVNVLYFKGAWQKPFDPARTYDRPFHLPDGGTAEVPFMHQTAVFGYLAEDGLVGVRLPYGEGDLALYAFMPDEWEGFVEGLTPERYAGWVERMGRQEIRLAFPKIRLTDRAELADPLAAMGMERAFTPGRADLGGLFEGSRELFISRVIQKTFLEINEEGTEAAAATGVAVTVTSAPAGQPPEVVLDKPFLLAIRDDRTGVTLFLGAIADPS; encoded by the coding sequence ATGAAGGCACTCACGCTTCTGCTCGTGGGCCTCGTTCTCGCCGGCTGCGGTGGCGTGCTGCCGGGCGCCGGCGGCCCCGGGGGACCTGGTGGGGCGAGCGACCCGGCCCGGCCGGAAAAGGTGGACCCGAACCTGGCCAGCGCCGCCGACCGGTTCGGCATCCGCCTGCTCCAGGAGGTGCACCGAGAGCGGGGAGCCGGGAACCTGTTTCTGTCCCCGGCCAGCGCCCAGATCATCCTCAGCCTCGCGGCCAACGGCGCCCGGGGCGAGACCCGGGAGGAGATGCTGGAGGCCATGGGGTACGGGGACATGGATCTGGGCGCCGTGAACCGGGCCATCGCGGACCTGCGCGGAATCCTGGCGCACCCGGGCGCGGGCGTCGAACTGACCGCTGCCAACGCCGTCTGGCACCAGAAGGGGATGACGGTGGCCCCCGCGTTCCGGGAGGTCGCGGTCCAGCAGTACGGAGCGCAGGTGCGGGAGACGACGTTTGGCGAGCCGGCGTCCGCCGAGGCCATCAACCGCTGGGTCTCCGACCAGACCCGGGGGCGCATCCCCCAGCTGGTCGAAGGGACTCGGCCCGACGACGTCATGTGGCTGGTCAACGTCCTCTACTTCAAGGGGGCGTGGCAGAAGCCCTTCGACCCCGCCCGCACCTACGACCGTCCCTTCCACCTGCCGGACGGCGGCACGGCGGAGGTGCCGTTCATGCACCAGACGGCCGTCTTCGGCTACTTGGCGGAGGACGGGCTGGTGGGCGTACGGCTGCCGTACGGCGAGGGGGACCTGGCGCTCTACGCCTTCATGCCCGACGAGTGGGAGGGCTTCGTGGAAGGGCTCACCCCGGAGCGGTACGCCGGCTGGGTGGAACGGATGGGCCGGCAGGAGATCCGCCTCGCCTTCCCCAAGATCCGGCTGACCGACCGGGCTGAGCTGGCGGATCCCCTCGCGGCCATGGGCATGGAGCGGGCGTTCACCCCCGGCCGGGCCGACCTCGGGGGCCTGTTCGAGGGCAGCCGGGAGCTGTTCATCAGCCGGGTGATCCAGAAGACCTTCCTGGAGATCAACGAGGAAGGCACGGAAGCGGCGGCCGCCACCGGTGTGGCGGTGACCGTCACCAGCGCACCGGCCGGACAGCCCCCGGAGGTGGTGTTGGATAAGCCGTTCCTGCTGGCGATCCGGGACGACCGCACCGGCGTCACCCTGTTCCTGGGTGCCATCGCGGATCCGTCGTAG
- a CDS encoding DoxX family protein — protein MQRLEGPGVAFVPLLLRIPLAAVFLFAGWPKLTNLAGAAALFGNFGLPGWLGQFAAVLEVVGGLLLLLGLGTRVMGLLFLMEMVVATALVNWGQAWAGGTFDYTAVRMQITAMFACLALVLTGGGAASLDALWLRRRSQGAADGAVIRR, from the coding sequence ATGCAGCGTCTGGAGGGTCCTGGTGTTGCCTTCGTCCCGCTCTTGCTCCGCATTCCCCTCGCCGCCGTCTTCCTCTTTGCCGGTTGGCCCAAGCTAACCAACCTTGCGGGAGCGGCGGCTCTGTTCGGCAACTTCGGCCTGCCGGGCTGGCTGGGCCAGTTTGCCGCCGTGCTGGAGGTCGTGGGGGGCCTTCTGCTGCTCCTGGGGCTGGGCACCCGGGTCATGGGGCTGCTCTTCTTGATGGAGATGGTCGTGGCGACGGCCCTCGTGAACTGGGGGCAGGCCTGGGCCGGCGGGACGTTCGACTACACGGCCGTCCGCATGCAGATCACGGCGATGTTCGCCTGCCTGGCGCTAGTGCTCACCGGCGGCGGTGCGGCCTCCCTGGATGCCCTGTGGCTCCGCAGGCGGAGCCAGGGCGCGGCAGACGGGGCGGTCATTCGCCGTTGA